A region of the Myxococcus xanthus genome:
GAAGGGCGATGTCACTGAGCGGCTCTGCTCCAATCAAGCCACGCTGCCGCCAGCTTCGTTCACAGGCTGACGGTGACTTGCCGTATTGGGTTTAGTGCACTTTGTCTCAGCCGCGCGTTTTCAACTTAATGCTCGCCAGTGCTACCGCATTTGAAGCAATGGCACTCACGCGCCGACTGCAAGCAAGGCCGAAAGGCCTTCGCGCATTCATCTGGGCCCTTGCAGCCACGCGTAGCGGAAGCCAGAGGGGGAAGAAGACACCATGCTGTTGGTAGACGTGCTGGAGGAGCATCTCGACGAGGCGGAGTTCCGGTGGCTGCAGTGGGAGAAGGCGCTGGGGGCGCCAGACTTCTCACTGACTGAGACTGCGAGACTTGAGGAACTTCTCCTCGCGCATCTGGACGGGCTGGTGGTTGGCGCATCCACCGCTATCGAATCCGTGTTGCGCCCCGCATTTGAAACAGAGGACGCCTTTCGCATCTCCGCGGCGACCTACGCGCTGCTCGCCCTCGGTGAGGTGGATGAAGTCCTGCTGCGACTGCGCGGGGCCGAGCCCTTCGCGCGCCCCGCTATTCGACGGGCCCTGGCGCTCAGCGAGGCCCCAGGGCTGGGCGCACGCCTGCTCGATTTGTTGAAACAGGAAGACACCGCGCTGCAGGCGGAGGTGCTGGAGGCGCTGGTGTTCCGCCAGGAAGCACCGCCCGAGGCGCTGTTGCGCTTCTTCACCCACGACGAGCCACGGGCCCGGGTAACAGCCCTTCGTGGCGCCCTTCCCTTTCCGGACGGCGCAGCGCGAAGCCTGCTTCCCATGCTGCTGGACTCCTCCCACCCCGGCATTCGAGCGGCGGCAATGGAGGCAGGAGCGGCCTCCGGCGTGAAGCAAGCCTGGGAGTTGTGCCGCACCGCTGTGCGCGCTCAGGACGCACACAGCCTTGAAGCCATGGTGCTGCTCGCCATGGGCGGCGGTGTGCAAGAACTCCCCTTCCTCATGGCGCTGCTGGATGCGGAGAAGCTCCGCCCCCAGGCCCTCTGGGCCCTGGGCTTCAGCGGCTGGGTGGCAGCCATGGAGGCG
Encoded here:
- a CDS encoding TIGR02270 family protein gives rise to the protein MLLVDVLEEHLDEAEFRWLQWEKALGAPDFSLTETARLEELLLAHLDGLVVGASTAIESVLRPAFETEDAFRISAATYALLALGEVDEVLLRLRGAEPFARPAIRRALALSEAPGLGARLLDLLKQEDTALQAEVLEALVFRQEAPPEALLRFFTHDEPRARVTALRGALPFPDGAARSLLPMLLDSSHPGIRAAAMEAGAASGVKQAWELCRTAVRAQDAHSLEAMVLLAMGGGVQELPFLMALLDAEKLRPQALWALGFSGWVAAMEACLAWLEVPSVAQLAGEAFAAMTGLRLEGPYALPPGERPEDVPPPPELEEDLDADLVPKPEDDLPWPNVTAVRGWWAAEKKRFVKDTRYLLGRPFSGSGLVEALETSPMRRRHVLARELALRSQGTLTVRTRAFTYVQRAEQAKARAASARIRTQPFDSGLR